The window CACTGGCCAATTTCGTGGAGCATGTGTTCCCCAAGAGTGTGATAGAAGCGATGGCCACTAATGAGATCCTGCAGCTGGTGGTATTCAGTATTTTCTTTGGCGTTGCTACTACGGCTATCGGCGATTATGCCAAACCGGTGATCAAGGCCCTGGATGCGGTGGCACATATCATATTGAAGATGGTTGGATATGTAATGGCTTTTGCGCCATTGGGTGTATTTGGTGCCATTGCAGCCGTGATCGCCGTCAAGGGGTTGGAGGTATTCAAGTTCTATGGCCTGTACCTTTTGTACTTCCTGATCGGTATTGCCGTGCTTTGGGCCATCCTCCTGGCCATTGGGTTCCTGATCCTCGGAAACAGGATGCCCGCACTCCTGAAGCGTATTGCCCAACCGTTGCTGATCGCTTTCAGTACGACCAGTAGTGAAGCCGTTTTCCCCAAACTGACCGAGGAACTGGAACGTTTTGGCTGTAAGGATAAGATCGTTTCCTTCATCCTTCCCCTGGGCTATAGCTTTAACCTGGACGGCAGTATGATGTATATGACCTTTGCGAGCCTGGCCATTGCGCAGGCCTATGGTATCCATCTCGATACCGGAACGCAGTTGACCATGCTGGTGGTGCTGATGCTGACCAGTAAGGGAATTGCGGGTGTGCCAAGGGCATCATTGGTGGTGGTGACCGCTACCTGTGCCATGTTCGGGATCCCGCCAGAAGGCATTGCCCTGATCCTGCCGATTGACCATTTCTGTGATATGTTCCGCAGCATGACCAATGTTTTGGGTAATGCACTGGCTACCACGGTGGTGAGCAAATGGGAAGGGGAGTTGGAGAGTTAAATCAATAAAAGAAGCAGATGAAGCAAGGACTAATAGCAATTATCATCTTATTGTGCGGTGGGCTGTTCAGTGCAACGGTATGGGCGCAAGGGAATAAGGTGAGGGTGATCAACCAGTACGAAACACCGGTAAAGGATTTCGTGCTGACGCAGGGAGGAAGCAGCAAGGCGTTGAGCACAGACAAGGATGGTTATGTGGACCTGAGTGTTGATACGGTTCAGCCGTTTACCATTACAGCAGAGGCGCATGACACAACAAGTTTCAAGTGGCAGGATGTTTCCGCAGAAAAGGTAGTGGAGCTCCATAAAAACTTCACCTGGAAAGACCTGCTGAACCCGATGTTCTATATTGTTTACGGTGGGTTGTGGTTGTTGCTTTTCATCGTATTTGCAGAAACAGGCTTGTTTGCAGGTTTCTTCCTGCCGGGTGACAGTCTCCTGTTTGTAGCGGGTATTTACAGTACCAACCTGGCCCATGAATTCCTCGAGTCGTTCGGCCTGGGCGACCTGCAAAATGAGTGGCTCGACCTCCTGATCCTGGTGGGCCTGATATCCGTTGCAGGTGTCATCGGGAATACCGTGGGCTATTGGTTTGGAAGAAGGATCGGCCCTGCCATGTTCAAGTGGAAGGATAATTTCTTCTTCAAGAAAAGGTACCTGGATGAAGCCCATGATTTTTATGACAAGCATGGAGGTGGGGCAATAGTATTTGCTCGTTTCCTACCCATCGTTAGGACCTTTGCTCCCATCATTGCGGGCATTGTAGGTATGGATAAGAAGAAATTTGCTTTCTATAATATCAGCGGATGTATTGCCTGGGTGTTCAGTATGATCTTTGCTGGTCACTTCCTGCAGATATGGGTGAAGAACCAGTTTGGCTTTGAGTTGAAGGAGCACCTTGAAATGATCATTATCCTGATCGTGCTGGTAACCACCGCTCCCGTTATCTGGAAACTGGTAACCGGGAGGAATAAGGCAAAATCCTGATCCCCTGAATCATCATCTACCCAACCATGAACACGTCAACTGCTAACCGTTCTCCTATCTTTAACATAGCCGTGCTGGTAGCGGCACTGGGGTATTTTGTAGACATCTACGACCTGCTGCTCTTTGGGATCATCAGGGTGCCGAGCCTGGCGGACCTGGGTTTGAACGAAACGCAGATCAAGGATGACGGGTTGTACATTATCAACATGCAAATGCTGGGGCTGCTGATAGGGGGCATCCTCTGGGGTGTATTGGCGGATAAAAAGGGCAGGTTGAGTGTGCTTTTTGCCTCCATCATCTTGTATTCCCTTGGTAATATCGTCAATGGCCTGGTGCAGACCGTCCACCAATATGCATTGGTGCGTTTCATTTCCGGCATTGGCCTTGCAGGTGAATTGGGGGCAGGGATCACCCTTGTCAGTGAGTTGTTGCCCAAGGATAAGCGCGGGGTCGGGACTTCGCTTGTGGCGGGTATTGGCCTGTCGGGTGCCGTGCTGGCCTATTTCATGAAACAGAACTTCCATTGGCGTACTTGTTATTTTATTGGTGGGGGACTAGGATTCCTATTGCTCTTCCTGCGCATCAAAGTGGCTGAGTCCGGGATGTTCCGCGAGACCCAGGCCAGGGAGGTCAGCAAGGGTAACTTCTTCATGTTCTTCAATAACAGCGACCGTTTCAAGCGGTATTTGTTATGTATTCTCATTGGCTTGCCTACCTGGTTTGTGATCGGGATACTGGTGACCTTTTCAAAGGAATTTGCACGTTACCTGAACATCCAGGGCGAGATCGATCCGGGCAAGTCCATCATGTATGCCTATGCAGCGATCTCCTTGGGTGATATTGCGATCGGTTTTGTGAGCCAGGCCTTGAAGAGCCGGAAAAAAGCGCTGTACATTTTTTACGGACTGACCATCATTGGAATGGTTTGGTTCTTTAACCTGGAAGGAGCTACTGCCAACGAGATGTATTG is drawn from Flavihumibacter rivuli and contains these coding sequences:
- a CDS encoding dicarboxylate/amino acid:cation symporter — encoded protein: MAKQNRLTLYILVSMVLGVLVGYIVNKNATPEFIQSFSTNIKLLTTIFLRLVQMIIAPLVFSTLVVGIAKLGDLKTVGRVGGKALLWFITASLTSLLIGMVLVNFFKPGAAIDLSNADSSGAQDLIGKTKVFSLANFVEHVFPKSVIEAMATNEILQLVVFSIFFGVATTAIGDYAKPVIKALDAVAHIILKMVGYVMAFAPLGVFGAIAAVIAVKGLEVFKFYGLYLLYFLIGIAVLWAILLAIGFLILGNRMPALLKRIAQPLLIAFSTTSSEAVFPKLTEELERFGCKDKIVSFILPLGYSFNLDGSMMYMTFASLAIAQAYGIHLDTGTQLTMLVVLMLTSKGIAGVPRASLVVVTATCAMFGIPPEGIALILPIDHFCDMFRSMTNVLGNALATTVVSKWEGELES
- a CDS encoding DedA family protein, whose translation is MKQGLIAIIILLCGGLFSATVWAQGNKVRVINQYETPVKDFVLTQGGSSKALSTDKDGYVDLSVDTVQPFTITAEAHDTTSFKWQDVSAEKVVELHKNFTWKDLLNPMFYIVYGGLWLLLFIVFAETGLFAGFFLPGDSLLFVAGIYSTNLAHEFLESFGLGDLQNEWLDLLILVGLISVAGVIGNTVGYWFGRRIGPAMFKWKDNFFFKKRYLDEAHDFYDKHGGGAIVFARFLPIVRTFAPIIAGIVGMDKKKFAFYNISGCIAWVFSMIFAGHFLQIWVKNQFGFELKEHLEMIIILIVLVTTAPVIWKLVTGRNKAKS
- a CDS encoding MFS transporter, whose protein sequence is MNTSTANRSPIFNIAVLVAALGYFVDIYDLLLFGIIRVPSLADLGLNETQIKDDGLYIINMQMLGLLIGGILWGVLADKKGRLSVLFASIILYSLGNIVNGLVQTVHQYALVRFISGIGLAGELGAGITLVSELLPKDKRGVGTSLVAGIGLSGAVLAYFMKQNFHWRTCYFIGGGLGFLLLFLRIKVAESGMFRETQAREVSKGNFFMFFNNSDRFKRYLLCILIGLPTWFVIGILVTFSKEFARYLNIQGEIDPGKSIMYAYAAISLGDIAIGFVSQALKSRKKALYIFYGLTIIGMVWFFNLEGATANEMYWACALLGFGTGFWAIFVTMAAEQFGTNLRATAATTVPNMVRGSLNLITLLFTGLQASYSFVQSGVITAVVIMVITLISAALTTETFGKDLNFVEE